One genomic region from Terasakiella sp. SH-1 encodes:
- a CDS encoding DMT family transporter translates to MAKSLTLTGFIMLIILAMMWGSSFTMIKIALDAFGPASIAAGRIGLAAIVLVLIATLRREEIPRERKTWVGLFWLAILGNCAPFFLIGWGEHVVDGGMTAVLMSTIPLSVPIMAHFFTDDEKLTPYMVAGVCIGFVGLLVLVGPSVLYGLGQDILAQGAIVSAALCYGAASIVARRLSHVPFMVVAAGSMTIATLIMIPPALIIDQPWTIEANFSQVASLIYLGLFPTALANILLLQVINTSGVSFLALNNYLVPVFGIAIAALTLGEKIPPEMLTALGIIFVGIFVSNLKRKSG, encoded by the coding sequence ATGGCGAAATCCCTCACCCTAACCGGGTTTATCATGCTTATCATTTTAGCGATGATGTGGGGATCAAGCTTTACCATGATCAAGATTGCGCTTGATGCCTTTGGCCCTGCCAGTATTGCTGCGGGGCGCATTGGGCTGGCCGCGATTGTCCTTGTGCTCATCGCAACCTTGCGCCGTGAAGAAATCCCACGTGAACGCAAAACCTGGGTCGGGCTGTTCTGGTTGGCCATTTTGGGCAATTGCGCCCCCTTTTTCCTAATCGGTTGGGGCGAACATGTGGTTGATGGTGGAATGACAGCAGTCTTGATGTCCACCATCCCCCTGAGTGTACCGATCATGGCCCATTTCTTTACCGATGATGAAAAGCTCACCCCTTATATGGTCGCCGGGGTTTGTATCGGTTTTGTCGGGCTACTCGTTCTGGTTGGCCCCAGTGTGCTTTATGGTTTAGGTCAGGATATCCTTGCCCAAGGGGCCATTGTATCAGCCGCCCTGTGTTATGGGGCTGCTTCTATCGTGGCCCGCCGTCTTTCCCATGTACCGTTTATGGTGGTGGCTGCGGGTTCCATGACCATTGCCACCTTGATCATGATCCCGCCTGCCTTAATCATTGACCAGCCTTGGACGATTGAAGCGAATTTCAGCCAGGTTGCCTCCCTCATCTACCTTGGTCTTTTCCCAACGGCCCTTGCCAATATTTTGCTATTACAGGTCATCAATACCTCTGGGGTGAGTTTTCTGGCCCTGAATAACTATCTGGTGCCTGTTTTCGGCATTGCCATTGCGGCCCTCACACTGGGTGAAAAAATCCCGCCTGAAATGCTCA